Proteins encoded together in one Anguilla anguilla isolate fAngAng1 chromosome 9, fAngAng1.pri, whole genome shotgun sequence window:
- the LOC118236428 gene encoding SH2B adapter protein 2-like isoform X2 — MNGEARPSSPDPSSGPLPDWKEFCEVHARASASDFADKFRRFLSENPSYDSPGADASFSRHFARHFLECFSAALSQDHAPSIVPFAGLQSCPLPYGHDLYLRRRGGGGGGGTAGASSESLDSADSGPGSGSPRAGPAAGRRAGPLGHSRSSEDVSASRLNPKARFKKGFSLRNMSLCVVDGVREIWHRRASPEPDAGRRPDGELADKRPRRPRLSRGTLGRRAEPPEVQREGALRYMVADDTTCMGGSQWQKCRLLLRKVGGPRPEGERFLLEFYVPPKSSKPKVSIPLSAVVEVRTTMPLEMPDKDNTFVLKVENGEEYILETIDSLQKHSWVADIQDCIDPGLTHSACLSVCRCGRDSGDDIELSSFPLGPQPREFPMVSSCSCELLSEGFHRVPASVTGAGLYSATFGRCRESAPTEHPSHVLLERFLSLDTPGPGAGGHGDGPEETGADGGLSGYPWFHGTLSRVRAAQLVLAGGARSHGLFVIRQSETRPGEYVLTFNFQGKAKHLRLSVNDNGQCHVHHLWFQTVSDMLRHFHTHPIPLESGGSTDITLHSYVQAPPTPPEPGVPQLPAPSRDAGCRGDPPQSVHYFPGGLTPAPPPSDGPASSGSSPSPAAPPTLGRSEPALAGGGGLRSRSNSSERLLGPPSGAPEDYHENEGARRTRAVENQYSFY; from the exons ATGAATGGGGAGGCCCGCCCCAGCAGCCCCGACCCGTCGTCCGGCCCGCTGCCCGACTGGAAGGAGTTCTGCGAGGTGCACGCCCGCGCCTCCGCCTCCGACTTCGCCGACAAGTTCCGCCGCTTCCTGAGCGAGAACCCCAGCTACGACTCGCCGGGCGCCGACGCCTCCTTCTCCCGCCACTTCGCCCGCCACTTCCTGGAGTGCTTCTCGGCGGCGCTCAGCCAGGACCACGCCCCCAGCATCGTGCCTTTCGCCGGCCTCCAGAGCTGCCCGCTCCCCTACGGCCACGACCTCTACCTCcggcggcggggcggcggcggcggcggcggcacgGCGGGGGCGTCCAGCGAGTCCCTGGACAGCGCCGACAGCGGGCCGGGGAGCGGCAGCCccagggcggggccggcggcgggCCGCAGGGCGGGGCCCCTGGGCCACTCGCGCAGCTCGGAGGACGTGTCGGCGAGCCGGCTCAACCCCAAGGCGCGCTTCAAGAAGGGCTTCTCGCTGCGCAACATGAGCCTGTGCGTGGTGGACGGCGTGCGCGAGATCTGGCACCGCCGCGCCTCGCCCGAGCCCGACGCCGGCCGCCGGCCCGACGGGGAGCTGGCCGACAAGCGTCCGCGCCGCCCGCGCCTCTCCCGGGGCACCCTGGGACGGCGGGCCGAGCCGCCGGAGGTCCAGAGGGAGGGCGCCCTGCGCTACATGGTGGCGGATGACACCACCTGCATGGGCGGCTCCCAGTGGCAGAAGTGCCGCCTGCTGCTGAGGAAGGTGGGGGGGCCGCGGCCCGAGGGGGAGCGCTTCCTGCTGGAGTTCTACGTGCCCCCCAAG TCCTCCAAACCCAAAGTGAGCATTCCTCTGTCTGCAGTCGTGGAGGTGAGAACCACAATGCCTCTGGAGATGCCCGACAAGGACAACACCTTCGTGCTCAAG gtAGAAAACGGTGAAGAATATATCTTGGAGACCATTGACTCGCTGCAGAAACATTCTTGGGTAGCAGACATTCAGGATTGCATTGACCCTGG TCTGACGCACagtgcctgcctgtctgtgtgtcggTGTGGCAGGGACAGCGGAGATGACATCGAGCTGAGCTCCTTCCCCCTCGGCCCGCAGCCCCGGGAGTTCCCCATggtctcctcctgcagctgtgagCTCCTGTCTGAGG GTTTCCATAGAGTCCCTGCTAGTGTTACGGGAGCCGGGCTCTACAGCGCCACCTTTGGCCGCTGCCGGGAGTCCGCCCCCACCGAGCACCCGTCGCACGTCCTTTTAGAGCGCTTCCTGTCGCTGGACACCCCTGGACCTGGAGCAG GTGGCCATGGCGACGGCCCAGAGGAGACGGGCGCGGACGGCGGCCTGAGCGGGTACCCGTGGTTCCACGGCACGCTGTCGCGGGTGCGGGCGGCCCAGCTGGTGCTGGCGGGCGGGGCGCGCAGCCACGGCCTCTTCGTGATTCGGCAGAGCGAGACGCGCCCGGGGGAGTACGTCCTCACCTTCAACTTCCAGGGCAAGGCCAAG CACCTTCGGCTGTCCGTCAATGACAACGGCCAGTGCCACGTGCACCACCTGTGGTTCCAGACGGTGTCCGACATGCTGCGCCACTTccacacccaccccatcccGCTGGAGTCCGGGGGGTCCACTGACATCACGCTGCACAGCTAcgtccaggccccgcccactccgccAG AGCCAGGTGTGCCTCagctccctgccccctccaGAGACGCTGGTTGCCGGGGCGACCCTCCCCAATCCGTGCACTATTTCCCCGGGGGCCTTACGCCGGCCCCGCCGCCTTCCgacggccccgcctcctccggctcctccccctcccccgccgccccgccgaCCCTCGGCCGGAGCGAGCCGGCGTTGGCGGGCGGAGGGGGGCTGCGGAGCCGGAGCAACAGCTCGGAGCGCCTGCTGGGGCCCCCTAGTGGCGCCCCGGAGGATTACCACGAGAACGAGGGCGCCCGGAGGACCAGGGCAGTGGAGAACCAGTATTCCTTCTACTGA
- the LOC118236428 gene encoding SH2B adapter protein 2-like isoform X1, with product MHASSFTDVRAAARSASATRPAFPGSWPPPLPPQRWNGAAMNGEARPSSPDPSSGPLPDWKEFCEVHARASASDFADKFRRFLSENPSYDSPGADASFSRHFARHFLECFSAALSQDHAPSIVPFAGLQSCPLPYGHDLYLRRRGGGGGGGTAGASSESLDSADSGPGSGSPRAGPAAGRRAGPLGHSRSSEDVSASRLNPKARFKKGFSLRNMSLCVVDGVREIWHRRASPEPDAGRRPDGELADKRPRRPRLSRGTLGRRAEPPEVQREGALRYMVADDTTCMGGSQWQKCRLLLRKVGGPRPEGERFLLEFYVPPKSSKPKVSIPLSAVVEVRTTMPLEMPDKDNTFVLKVENGEEYILETIDSLQKHSWVADIQDCIDPGDSGDDIELSSFPLGPQPREFPMVSSCSCELLSEGFHRVPASVTGAGLYSATFGRCRESAPTEHPSHVLLERFLSLDTPGPGAGGHGDGPEETGADGGLSGYPWFHGTLSRVRAAQLVLAGGARSHGLFVIRQSETRPGEYVLTFNFQGKAKHLRLSVNDNGQCHVHHLWFQTVSDMLRHFHTHPIPLESGGSTDITLHSYVQAPPTPPEPGVPQLPAPSRDAGCRGDPPQSVHYFPGGLTPAPPPSDGPASSGSSPSPAAPPTLGRSEPALAGGGGLRSRSNSSERLLGPPSGAPEDYHENEGARRTRAVENQYSFY from the exons ATGCACGCGTCCTCGTTCACCGACGTCCGCGCCGCAGCGCGAAGCGCTTCCGCGACGCGTCCGGCGTTTCCTGGAAGCTGGCCG ccccccctccccccccagcggtGGAATGGAGCAGCCATGAATGGGGAGGCCCGCCCCAGCAGCCCCGACCCGTCGTCCGGCCCGCTGCCCGACTGGAAGGAGTTCTGCGAGGTGCACGCCCGCGCCTCCGCCTCCGACTTCGCCGACAAGTTCCGCCGCTTCCTGAGCGAGAACCCCAGCTACGACTCGCCGGGCGCCGACGCCTCCTTCTCCCGCCACTTCGCCCGCCACTTCCTGGAGTGCTTCTCGGCGGCGCTCAGCCAGGACCACGCCCCCAGCATCGTGCCTTTCGCCGGCCTCCAGAGCTGCCCGCTCCCCTACGGCCACGACCTCTACCTCcggcggcggggcggcggcggcggcggcggcacgGCGGGGGCGTCCAGCGAGTCCCTGGACAGCGCCGACAGCGGGCCGGGGAGCGGCAGCCccagggcggggccggcggcgggCCGCAGGGCGGGGCCCCTGGGCCACTCGCGCAGCTCGGAGGACGTGTCGGCGAGCCGGCTCAACCCCAAGGCGCGCTTCAAGAAGGGCTTCTCGCTGCGCAACATGAGCCTGTGCGTGGTGGACGGCGTGCGCGAGATCTGGCACCGCCGCGCCTCGCCCGAGCCCGACGCCGGCCGCCGGCCCGACGGGGAGCTGGCCGACAAGCGTCCGCGCCGCCCGCGCCTCTCCCGGGGCACCCTGGGACGGCGGGCCGAGCCGCCGGAGGTCCAGAGGGAGGGCGCCCTGCGCTACATGGTGGCGGATGACACCACCTGCATGGGCGGCTCCCAGTGGCAGAAGTGCCGCCTGCTGCTGAGGAAGGTGGGGGGGCCGCGGCCCGAGGGGGAGCGCTTCCTGCTGGAGTTCTACGTGCCCCCCAAG TCCTCCAAACCCAAAGTGAGCATTCCTCTGTCTGCAGTCGTGGAGGTGAGAACCACAATGCCTCTGGAGATGCCCGACAAGGACAACACCTTCGTGCTCAAG gtAGAAAACGGTGAAGAATATATCTTGGAGACCATTGACTCGCTGCAGAAACATTCTTGGGTAGCAGACATTCAGGATTGCATTGACCCTGG GGACAGCGGAGATGACATCGAGCTGAGCTCCTTCCCCCTCGGCCCGCAGCCCCGGGAGTTCCCCATggtctcctcctgcagctgtgagCTCCTGTCTGAGG GTTTCCATAGAGTCCCTGCTAGTGTTACGGGAGCCGGGCTCTACAGCGCCACCTTTGGCCGCTGCCGGGAGTCCGCCCCCACCGAGCACCCGTCGCACGTCCTTTTAGAGCGCTTCCTGTCGCTGGACACCCCTGGACCTGGAGCAG GTGGCCATGGCGACGGCCCAGAGGAGACGGGCGCGGACGGCGGCCTGAGCGGGTACCCGTGGTTCCACGGCACGCTGTCGCGGGTGCGGGCGGCCCAGCTGGTGCTGGCGGGCGGGGCGCGCAGCCACGGCCTCTTCGTGATTCGGCAGAGCGAGACGCGCCCGGGGGAGTACGTCCTCACCTTCAACTTCCAGGGCAAGGCCAAG CACCTTCGGCTGTCCGTCAATGACAACGGCCAGTGCCACGTGCACCACCTGTGGTTCCAGACGGTGTCCGACATGCTGCGCCACTTccacacccaccccatcccGCTGGAGTCCGGGGGGTCCACTGACATCACGCTGCACAGCTAcgtccaggccccgcccactccgccAG AGCCAGGTGTGCCTCagctccctgccccctccaGAGACGCTGGTTGCCGGGGCGACCCTCCCCAATCCGTGCACTATTTCCCCGGGGGCCTTACGCCGGCCCCGCCGCCTTCCgacggccccgcctcctccggctcctccccctcccccgccgccccgccgaCCCTCGGCCGGAGCGAGCCGGCGTTGGCGGGCGGAGGGGGGCTGCGGAGCCGGAGCAACAGCTCGGAGCGCCTGCTGGGGCCCCCTAGTGGCGCCCCGGAGGATTACCACGAGAACGAGGGCGCCCGGAGGACCAGGGCAGTGGAGAACCAGTATTCCTTCTACTGA